In the Triticum aestivum cultivar Chinese Spring chromosome 2B, IWGSC CS RefSeq v2.1, whole genome shotgun sequence genome, cataagtattgtgacatgacgtgtaataacagtccataatgcaataaatattgatataaaagcatgatgcaaaatggacgtatcactaacctactaactggaggcccatgccgaattgctgtttttttgcctatttcagtgtttcgcagaaaaggaatatcaaacggagtccaaacagaatgaaaccttcggcagcgatctttttggaacaaacggaatcctggagacttggagtggacgtcaagcagcaaacgaggcggccatgagggtgcccggcgcgccctagggggggcgtccccctgcctcgtggccccctcatagctccaccgacctacttcttcctcctatatatatctacgtacccccagaACATCccggagcaccacgaaaaactatttccaccgccacgaccttctgtatccatgagatccgaTCTTGGAGACTTcactggcgctccgccggagggggaatcgatcatggagggcctctccatcatcaccaaggcctctccgatgagttatgagtagtttaccacagaccttcgggtccatagttattagctagatggcttcttctctctctttgaatctcaatacaaagttctcctcgatcttattggagatctattcgatgtaactctttttgcggtgtgtttgtcgagatccaatgaattgtgggtttatgatcaggtttatctatgagaagtatttgaatctcctctgagttcttttatgtatgattggttatctttgcaagtctcttcgaattatcagtttggtttggcctactagattgatctttcttgcaatgggagaagtgcttagctttgggttcaatcttgcggtgtcctttcccagtgacagcaggggcagcaaggcacgtattgtattgttgccatcgaggataaaaagatggggtttatatcatattgcttgagtttatcctcctacatcatgtcatcttgcttaatgcattactctgttcttatgaacttaatactctagatgcaggcgagagtcggtcgatgtgtggagtaatagtagtagatgcagaatcgtttcgatctacttgttgtggacgtgatgcctatatacatgatcatgcctagatattctcataactatgcacttttctatcagttgcttaacagtaatttgttcacccactgtaatacttatgctatcttgagagaagccactagtgaaacctatggccccgggtctactctctatcatataagtttccaatctactttattttgcaatctttacttttcaatctatatcataaaagtaccaaaaatatttatcttatcatattatctctattagatctcattttcgcaagtggccatgaagggattggcaacccctttatcgcgttggttgcgaggttcttgtttgtttgtgtaggcgcgtgggacttgtgaggagtctcctactggattgataccttggttctcaaaaactaagggaaatacttatgctactttgctgcatcaccctttcctcttcaagggaaaaaccaacgcatgctcaagaggtagcactcccctcctatggcccatatggcccatatcttccccccgggGGTTACGTAACCCCCCCTAGTACTCCAATATGTACCCGATCCATTCCAggacacttctggtgtccgaatactatcatccaatatatcaatctttacctcttgacaatatcgagactcctcgtcatgtccgtgatctcatccaggactccgaacaacattcaagtcaccaaatcacataactcatataacacaaaatcgtcattgaatgttaagtgtgcgaaccctacgggttcgaaaactatgtagacatgacactgacacctctccggtcaataaccaacagcggaacctggatgctcatattggctcccacatattctacaaagatctttatcggtcgaaccgttatgacaacatacgttattccctttgtcatcggtatgttacttcctcGAGATTTGATCCTCGGTATCttcttacctagttcaatctcgttaccgaaaaatctctttactcgtttcgtaatgcatcatcctgcaactaactcattagtcacattgtttgccaggcttcttatgatgtgcattaccgagagggcccagagatacctctccgatactcggagtgacaaatcctaatctcgatctatgccaacccaacaagcacattcggagatacctgtagagtatctttataatcacccaattagttgtgatgtttgatagcacacaaggcattccttcggtatccgggagttgcataatctcatagtcggaggaatatgtatttgacatgaagaaagtagtagcaataaaactgaacgatcattatgctaagctaacggatgggccttgtccatcacataattatcctaatgatgtgatcccgttcatcaaatgacaacacatgtgtatggctaggaaacttaaccatctttgattaacaagctagtcaagtagacacgtactagggacacggtgttttgtctatgtatccacacatgtatcaagtttctggttaatacaattctagcatgaataataaacatttatcatgaataaggaaatataaaataactactttattattgcctctagcgcatatttccttcagtctcccacttgcactagagtcaataatctagattacattgcaatgattctcacacccatgaagtcttggtgttgagcatgttttgctcgtggaagagtcttagtcaacgggtctgccacatttagatccgtatgtattttgcaaatctctatgtctccctccttgactcgATCACCGatagagttgaagcgtctcttgatgtgtttgctctttttgtgaaatttggattccttcgctaaggcaattgctccagtattgtcacaaaagcttttcattgaacccgatgcactaggtattacacctagatcgaatatgaactccttcatccagactccttcatttgttgcttccgaagtagctatgtactccgcttcacacgtagatcctgccacgacgctctgcttggaactgcaccaactgacagctcccccattcaataaaaatatgtatccggtttatgacttagtgtcatccggatcagtgtcaaagctagcatcgacgtaaccatttacgacgacctctttttcacctccataaacaagaaacatatccttagtccttttcaggtacttcagaatgttcttgaccgctgtccagtgatccactcctggattactttggtacctccctgctgaacttatagcaaggcacacatcaggtctggtacacaacataacatacatgatagaacctatggctcaggcatagggaatgactttcattttctctcgatcttctacagtggtcgggcatcgagtctgactcaacttcacaccttgtaacacaggcaaaaactctttctttgactgatccattttgaatttcttcaacactttatcaaggtatgtgctttgtgaaagtcctattaagcgtcttgatctatctctatagatcttgatgcccaatatataaacagcttcaccgaggtctttcattgaaaaacttttattcaagtatccttttatgctatccagaaattctatatcatttccaatcaacaatatgtcatccacatataatgttagaaatgctacaaagctcccactcactttcttgtaaatataggcttctccaaaagtctgtataaaaccatgtgctttgatcacctcatcaaagcgtatattcaactccgagatgcttgcaccagtccataaatgggtcggtggagcttgcacactttgttagcatctttaggatcgacaaaaccttatggttgcatcatatataactcttctttaataaattcatttaaggaatgcagttttgacgtccatttgtcagatttcataatcataaaatgcggcaattgctaacatgattcagacagacttaagcatcactacgggtgagaaagtcttatcgtagtcaactccttgaacttgtcaaaaaccttttgtaacaagtcgagctttatagacagtaacattaccatcagcgccagtcttcttcttgaagatccatttattctctatgggtcgtcgatcatcgggaaaatccaccaaagtccatactttgttctcatacatggatcctatctcagatttcatggcctcaagccatttatcagaatctgggctcatcatagcttcttcatagttcataggttcatcatggtcaacaacatgacttcctgaacaggattgtcgtaccactttggtgcggatcgtgctctggttgaactacgaggttctgtagtaacttgatctgaaggttcatgatcatcatcattagttcctatctaattggtgtaggcatcatgggaacagatttcttggatgagctactttccaaattgagagaaggtacaattacctcatcaagttctactttactcccactcgcttctttcgagagaaactccttctctataaaggtttcattcttggcaacaaagatcttgccttcagatctatggtagatggtgtacccaattgttttcttagggtatcctatgaagacacatttctccgatttgggttcgagtttattaggctgaagccttttgacataagcatcgcatccccaaactttaagccAAACCACAATtctacggtgtcgtctcaacggattttgacggtgccctatttaacatgaatgcagctgtctctaatgcataaccccagaacgatagtggtaaatcggtaagagacatcataggtcgcaccatatctaataaagttcggttacgacgttcggacgcactattacgctgtggtgttccaggtggcatgagttgtgaaactattccagattgttttaaatgaaggccaaactcgtagctgaaatattcacctccacgattagatcatagaaactttatttttttgttacaatgattctccacttcattctaaaattctttgaacttttcaaatgttttagacttgtgtttcattaagtagatatacccatatctgctcaaatcatctatgaaggtcagaaaataacgatacccgccacgagcctcaacactcatcggaccgcatacatcggtatgtattatttccagtaagtcattggctcgttccattgtttcggagaacagagttttagtcatcttgcccatgaggcatggttcgcaactatcaaatgattcataatcaagtgattccaaagtccatctgcatggagtttcttcatgcgctttacaccaatatgacctaaacgacagcgccacaaatatgttgcactgtcattatcaactttgcatcttttgacatcaatattatgaatatgtgtatcaccacgatcgagattcaacagaaatagaccactctctcaagggtgcatgaccataaaagatattactcatataaatagaaaaaccattattctctgatttaaacgaataaccgtcttgcactaaacaagatccagatataatgttcatgctcaacgctggcaccaaataacaattgttcaggtctaaaactaatcccgaaggtagatgtagaggtagcgtgtcgacggcgatcatatcgacctgggaaccattcccgacgtgcatcgtcacctcgtccttaggcaatcttcttttaatccgtaatccctgtttcgagttacagatatgagcaaccgaaccagtatcaaatacacaggcactactatgagaattagtaaggtacacatcaataacatgtatataaaatatacctttgtttactttgccattcttcttattcgccaaatatttggggcagttccgcttccagtgaccggtgcctttgcagtagaagcactcaatttcaagcttgggtccagctttgggtttcttttCGGGAGTGGCAacatgcttgccattcttcttggagttcccctacgttcccttgccctttttcttgaaactagtggtcttgttaaccatcaacacttgatgctccttcttgatttctatctccgcagctttgagcattgcgaagagctcggaaatagtCTTTtgcatcccttgtatattataatTCATCACAAAGCCGCTTGCTATGCATAGTCTGGTTTTAAACTCACCGAGTTATGAATGGGCTCGACACACAAAATTTTAGTCATGATCTGCCGCGAGGGCTTCCACCAACCACAATTCGTAAAACAAAgcaaaaaaacaaggaaaaagagaTGCCAACAAATTAAAACTCATGGAGCATACCACCACATCCACATGTACTTCTACATACCCAACTCACAAAGCATTCAGATATCTTTATCTTCTAGTCACATGGAGCTGCGTATAACAAACTTATCTCCAACCCACATGGATATCTCCTTTGCCAGCCTCTCCGTGGCATGTCTGGGCAATAACATGGGCACTACAATTGTGTCCTCGCCATGCTCGTTCTTGCAAGCCATGAGAAAGCTTGAGATCCCTATCCTCGGCAACCCACCACCAACCCTTCTGGCCCAACCAAAATTAAATTTATCCGCCTGCCCGAGCCGAGTGAGGTCAGACACATGGAACACTCGCCGACTCGCTACCAACCGCTCGGCCATGCGCGCCGACGCCATCATGTCCACCATGGACCTGAAGTGCTCCTCCGTGGCGCAGAGCTTCGCCTTCCGCACGAGCCCTACAGCGTGCCCCAGAGGCCTGCTGCAGAGATCCTCGACTCCGGCCTCTGCCATCGGCCGGAGGACGGCGTTGCCGTAGTACCCTCTCGGGATCGGCGGGTCGAGCTTGCACCGGCGGTTGCCACGCGCGTCCACACGCAACACGAGCCGGACGCGTTGCCAGGAACGGTAGCCCAGCGCCGCCGTGCGGCATCTCCACAGGAAAGCAGTTAAGAGCTCGAACGTCGTGCATGGCTGCGCCGCATCCAGATGCATTCGTAGAGCGGCGACCTCCTTCGGGCCAAAGCGCAGGTATCGCCCAACCATTTCTTCCGTCGGCGTCGACAGCATAGGATCGTCAACGTCGTCGTGGTCACCGAGGACAGTTCTACTTGGCGACGATGGGTCATACGCTGGGTAGACACCATGCCGGACGCGAGGTGGGTCACGCGCCTTGAAGATCTCCCTCTCCCACACTGGCGATACGGACGGATGTGCTTCGCCGCGTGCCAACTCGGCTATCGCCCCGATGAACTGCGTCACGCCGGCGGCGTCGGCGATGACATGGCACACTTGGAAACCCAGCACAAATGCACCGTCTTTTAGTCTCGTCACCTGTATATATTCAGATAAAATGGTGATTTTCCTGTCCTTCAATATATACCAATTTATACGTAAACTGCACACTACCTGCGACGCTCCGATCGAGGTCTTCAAAAATGAAAAATACACTGCATACCTGCATGTAGAAGAGCGGTCGGCCAACTACGACGACGGCGCCACTGCCGCCCTCGACCACGCCAGCGCAGACAAACTCCTCGGCGCACGGATAGGGGGGCTGCCCGCCGAGCTCCTCGAGCGACACGTCGGCGTCGGCCTCCACGAACACCACCCCTTCGCCAGTGCAGTCAACCACGAGCTTGCCGCCGGGGATCTCCCGGAGGCGGCCAGCGATCGGGTGGTAGTAAACAAGCGCCTCTGCCAGGGCCGCCACGATTGATCTGGCTGGGTGGAGGTTGTCCACCGTCGGGTCGTGGCTAAAGAAGTCGATCGCGGAGGCGTAGTACCGGCACTCGGAGAAGTCGTCGATGTCGGAGAGCGTCTTGGCCTCGTGGGGCGTCGGCCGCGCCGGCGCCACCAGCTCCGGTGCGCTTCGGCGAGCCCTGAAGTGCACCATGTAGGTAGCCGGCAACACCAGCAGGCAGCAGACAGTGGGCAAATGGTTCAATCTAGTTTCATTACATAAATAAATCGCGTGCAGCGCCCAAAGGTAGGCGTGCCTGCCCTATCCAGCTAATATAGTTTTCTCTATTTTAACCTTTTCAATTATACTCAGTGATCAAGGCACTAACTTAAAATATCTGAAGATAAGGCACTGGTAGTACTAATTAAATAAGTAGCAGCAAAAGCTCAACAAAGCGAAGCAAACAtgcataagggcatctccaacgccaacCTACAAATGGATACGGTGTTTGTCCAAAAATCGGTCCAGATTGGTCTCTGGACACTGATGCGGAAGCCGGTCATACAACCATACAGTTATATATTTCAAACCAGATTTTACTAAAACGGGTATTTTTTATTAAACACAATGAAATTAgcattatatactccctccgtccggaaatacttgtcatcaaaatggataaaaggagatgtatctagagatacatctccttttatccattttgatgacaagtatttccggacgaaggaagTAGTAGCTAGCCTCCACCAAATAAATTCATATTAGCATTGCAATATAGTGGCTTCCACCAAAGAGAAACAAAGCTTCCGCCAAATTGATGCATGCTAGCTTTAGCTTCCGTCAAATGCAATGCTTAATTACCAAATAGCCTGCAAACAACATGCAAGCTAACCTTCCGCCATCCAATTCCTATTTAAATGCAAAC is a window encoding:
- the LOC123042384 gene encoding spermidine hydroxycinnamoyltransferase 2 is translated as MVHFRARRSAPELVAPARPTPHEAKTLSDIDDFSECRYYASAIDFFSHDPTVDNLHPARSIVAALAEALVYYHPIAGRLREIPGGKLVVDCTGEGVVFVEADADVSLEELGGQPPYPCAEEFVCAGVVEGGSGAVVVVGRPLFYMQVTRLKDGAFVLGFQVCHVIADAAGVTQFIGAIAELARGEAHPSVSPVWEREIFKARDPPRVRHGVYPAYDPSSPSRTVLGDHDDVDDPMLSTPTEEMVGRYLRFGPKEVAALRMHLDAAQPCTTFELLTAFLWRCRTAALGYRSWQRVRLVLRVDARGNRRCKLDPPIPRGYYGNAVLRPMAEAGVEDLCSRPLGHAVGLVRKAKLCATEEHFRSMVDMMASARMAERLVASRRVFHVSDLTRLGQADKFNFGWARRVGGGLPRIGISSFLMACKNEHGEDTIVVPMLLPRHATERLAKEISMWVGDKFVIRSSM